Proteins encoded by one window of Enterobacter hormaechei subsp. xiangfangensis:
- a CDS encoding MFS transporter, whose translation MKTRKIGLANYLAYGSGDFLGAGTTALTAAWLLYFYTTFCGLTPIEATFIFAAARVLDAVVSPLMGFLTDNFGTTWLGKRFGRRKFFILLGIPCVFSYSLMWVGDMSFWYYLLTYLIFDIVYTMILVPYETLVPEMTDDFKQKTKFSGARISMAQMSAILASFLPGILLTHFGKDNAISFFYASLVFSVLCALMLTFVWFFTWERPREEWSEAALRAEEEKKKLTLGQSLNRLFVELSSTLRIKIFRQHLGMYLGGYIAQDVFNAVFTYYVVFVLMQEASMASNLLGTMAIFQFLAVIGMIPLCIRFGPAPSYRMVVVLFGLASLSYAVLYYAGLSDVYALLLLISAVAGLGRGGINYVPWNTYTYIADVDEVITGQRREGIFAGIMTLTRKASQAGAVMLVGIVMQMSGFVSGQKVQPAEVSHTILMILSVGTILVLFCGFLVSLRFKLNLQTHSTLREETAKMRESGHAMPEAATPQARATVEMLAGMPYESLWGNNNIGYLNRNKPAAPSLKDRAVLNSTYNRG comes from the coding sequence ATGAAAACACGTAAAATTGGACTCGCAAATTATCTTGCTTACGGGTCAGGGGACTTCCTCGGGGCGGGAACCACCGCCCTGACGGCCGCCTGGCTTTTGTATTTTTATACCACCTTCTGTGGACTCACACCGATTGAAGCAACCTTTATCTTCGCCGCCGCAAGGGTGCTGGATGCGGTTGTCAGCCCGTTAATGGGCTTTTTAACCGATAACTTTGGCACCACCTGGCTGGGCAAGCGTTTTGGCCGTCGTAAGTTCTTCATCCTGCTCGGTATTCCCTGCGTTTTCAGCTACTCGCTGATGTGGGTAGGGGACATGAGTTTCTGGTACTACCTGCTGACCTATCTGATCTTTGATATCGTCTACACCATGATCCTGGTGCCATACGAAACGCTGGTGCCGGAGATGACGGACGATTTCAAACAGAAAACCAAATTCTCCGGGGCGCGTATCTCTATGGCGCAGATGTCCGCTATTCTGGCTTCCTTCCTCCCGGGGATCCTGCTCACGCATTTCGGCAAAGACAACGCGATCTCCTTCTTCTATGCAAGCCTGGTCTTCTCCGTACTCTGCGCACTGATGCTTACGTTCGTCTGGTTCTTTACCTGGGAGCGCCCGCGGGAAGAGTGGTCTGAAGCGGCCCTGCGTGCTGAAGAAGAGAAGAAAAAGCTGACCCTTGGGCAGAGCCTGAATCGCCTTTTTGTTGAATTAAGTTCGACGCTGCGTATCAAGATTTTCCGCCAGCATCTGGGGATGTACCTTGGCGGCTACATCGCACAGGACGTCTTTAATGCCGTGTTTACCTATTACGTGGTATTTGTGCTGATGCAGGAGGCGTCAATGGCGTCCAACCTGCTGGGCACGATGGCCATCTTCCAGTTCCTCGCCGTGATCGGCATGATCCCGCTGTGCATTCGCTTCGGACCTGCGCCGTCTTACCGCATGGTGGTCGTGCTGTTTGGCCTGGCCTCGCTCTCTTACGCGGTGCTTTATTACGCGGGCCTGAGCGACGTTTACGCTCTGCTGCTGCTGATCTCTGCGGTTGCCGGTCTTGGTCGCGGGGGGATCAACTACGTACCGTGGAATACCTACACCTACATTGCTGACGTGGACGAAGTGATCACCGGTCAGCGTCGCGAAGGGATCTTCGCGGGCATCATGACGCTGACCCGTAAAGCGTCCCAGGCCGGTGCGGTAATGCTGGTGGGGATCGTAATGCAGATGTCTGGCTTTGTCAGCGGTCAAAAAGTGCAGCCTGCGGAAGTGAGCCACACTATCCTGATGATCCTGAGCGTCGGCACCATTCTGGTACTGTTCTGCGGCTTCCTGGTCTCCCTGCGCTTCAAACTCAATTTGCAGACCCACAGCACCCTGCGTGAAGAGACCGCGAAAATGCGCGAGTCCGGCCATGCGATGCCGGAGGCGGCGACCCCGCAGGCCCGCGCCACCGTGGAGATGCTGGCCGGTATGCCGTATGAATCCCTGTGGGGCAACAACAATATCGGTTATCTGAATCGCAATAAGCCGGCGGCCCCTTCGCTGAAGGATCGCGCGGTACTGAATTCGACATACAACAGAGGTTAA
- the flhE gene encoding flagellar protein FlhE encodes MRKWLGILLFPLAAQAAGEGAWQASSIGLTLNHRGESISSRPLSASEPVSGQMTLVAWNYTLTGPTPAGLRVRLCSLTRCAEIEGQSGTTQAFNGVSAQEPLRFIWEVPGGGRLIPALKVQRNEVLVNYR; translated from the coding sequence ATGCGGAAGTGGCTGGGGATCTTACTTTTCCCGCTGGCGGCGCAGGCCGCAGGCGAGGGGGCATGGCAGGCCAGCAGTATAGGCTTAACGCTCAACCATCGCGGGGAGTCGATCTCCTCCCGTCCGTTGTCCGCCTCTGAGCCCGTGTCCGGGCAGATGACGCTGGTGGCCTGGAATTACACCCTGACGGGACCCACACCGGCCGGGTTGCGGGTGCGTCTGTGCTCGCTGACCCGCTGCGCGGAAATCGAGGGACAAAGTGGCACCACCCAGGCCTTCAACGGGGTGTCTGCTCAGGAGCCTTTACGCTTTATCTGGGAAGTGCCAGGCGGTGGACGTCTGATCCCGGCGCTGAAAGTTCAGCGCAACGAGGTGCTCGTCAACTACCGCTAA
- the flhA gene encoding flagellar biosynthesis protein FlhA, protein MANLVAMLRLPGNLKSTQWQILAGPILILLILSMMVLPLPAFILDLLFTFNIALSIMVLLVAMFTQRTLEFAAFPTILLFTTLLRLALNVASTRIILMEGHTGAAAAGKVVEAFGHFLVGGNFAIGIVVFVILVIINFMVITKGAGRIAEVGARFVLDGMPGKQMAIDADLNAGLIAEDEAKKRRAEVTQEADFYGSMDGASKFVRGDAIAGILIMVINVVGGLLVGVLQHGMDMGHAAESYTLLTIGDGLVAQIPALVISTAAGVIVTRVSTDQDVGEQMVGQLFSNPRVMLLSAAVLGLLGMVPGMPNLVFLLFTAALLGLAWWMRGRETQPKAEPAPVKMPENTQAVEATWNDVQLEDSLGMEVGYRLIPMVDFQQDGELLGRIRSIRKKFAQDMGFLPPVVHIRDNMDLPPARYRILMKGVEIGSGDAYPGRWLAINPGTAAGTLPGEQTTDPAFGLAAIWIESALKEQAQIQGYTVVEASTVVATHLNHLIGQFSAELFGRQEAQQLLDRVTQEMPKLTEDLVPGVLTLTTLHKVLQNLLDEKVPIRDMRTILETLAEHAPLQSDPHELTAVVRVALGRAITQQWFPGTGEVQVIGLDTPLERLLLQALQGGGGLEPGLADRLLAQTQEALARQEMLGAPPVLLVNHALRPLLSRFLRRSLNQLVVLSNMELSDNRNIRMTATIGGK, encoded by the coding sequence ATGGCTAATCTGGTGGCAATGTTGCGCCTGCCCGGCAACCTGAAATCGACGCAATGGCAGATCCTTGCCGGACCGATTCTGATCCTGCTAATTCTGTCGATGATGGTGCTGCCGTTACCGGCATTTATTCTCGACCTGCTTTTCACCTTCAACATTGCGTTGTCCATCATGGTGTTGCTGGTGGCGATGTTCACCCAGCGCACGCTGGAGTTCGCCGCGTTTCCAACAATCCTGCTGTTCACCACGCTGCTGCGCCTGGCGCTGAACGTTGCCTCCACGCGTATCATCCTGATGGAAGGGCACACCGGCGCGGCGGCGGCGGGCAAGGTGGTCGAAGCCTTCGGTCACTTCCTGGTGGGCGGCAACTTCGCCATCGGTATCGTGGTGTTCGTCATTCTGGTGATTATCAACTTCATGGTTATCACTAAAGGTGCGGGGCGTATCGCAGAAGTAGGCGCGCGCTTCGTGCTCGACGGGATGCCGGGTAAGCAGATGGCCATCGACGCCGACCTGAATGCCGGGCTGATCGCGGAAGATGAAGCAAAAAAACGCCGTGCCGAAGTGACCCAGGAGGCAGATTTCTACGGCTCCATGGACGGTGCGAGTAAGTTTGTGCGCGGTGACGCCATCGCGGGCATTCTGATCATGGTGATTAACGTCGTCGGCGGCCTGCTTGTCGGCGTGCTGCAACACGGCATGGACATGGGCCACGCAGCGGAAAGCTATACGCTGCTGACCATTGGTGATGGTCTGGTGGCGCAGATCCCGGCGCTGGTGATCTCCACCGCGGCGGGTGTGATTGTGACCCGCGTCAGCACCGATCAGGATGTAGGCGAGCAGATGGTGGGGCAGTTGTTCAGCAACCCGCGCGTTATGCTGCTCTCCGCGGCGGTACTGGGCCTGCTCGGTATGGTGCCTGGCATGCCAAACCTGGTATTCCTGCTGTTTACTGCCGCGCTGCTGGGCCTTGCCTGGTGGATGCGTGGCCGTGAAACGCAGCCTAAGGCAGAGCCAGCGCCGGTCAAAATGCCTGAGAACACCCAGGCGGTGGAGGCCACCTGGAACGACGTTCAGCTCGAAGATTCGCTGGGGATGGAAGTGGGGTACCGCCTGATCCCGATGGTGGATTTCCAGCAGGATGGTGAACTGCTTGGCCGTATCCGCAGCATTCGTAAAAAATTCGCCCAGGATATGGGCTTCCTGCCGCCGGTGGTCCACATCCGGGACAACATGGATCTCCCGCCCGCGCGCTATCGCATCCTGATGAAAGGGGTAGAAATCGGCAGCGGTGATGCGTACCCCGGCCGCTGGCTGGCAATTAACCCGGGCACGGCCGCAGGCACGTTGCCGGGTGAGCAGACGACCGACCCGGCCTTTGGTCTGGCGGCAATCTGGATTGAGAGCGCTCTGAAAGAGCAGGCGCAGATCCAGGGTTACACGGTTGTTGAGGCCAGTACCGTGGTGGCGACGCACCTCAACCATCTGATTGGCCAGTTCTCTGCGGAACTGTTTGGTCGTCAGGAGGCGCAGCAGCTGCTCGACCGCGTAACGCAGGAGATGCCGAAACTGACCGAAGATTTAGTGCCGGGCGTGCTGACCTTAACCACCCTGCATAAAGTGCTGCAAAACCTGCTCGACGAGAAGGTGCCCATTCGCGATATGCGTACCATCCTTGAGACGCTGGCCGAACATGCGCCGCTGCAAAGCGATCCGCACGAACTGACGGCGGTGGTACGCGTGGCGCTCGGACGCGCCATTACCCAGCAATGGTTCCCGGGAACCGGCGAAGTGCAGGTCATTGGCCTGGATACACCGCTGGAACGGCTGCTGCTTCAGGCGTTGCAGGGCGGTGGCGGGCTGGAGCCGGGTCTGGCGGACAGATTACTGGCGCAAACCCAGGAGGCGCTGGCGCGTCAGGAGATGCTGGGCGCGCCGCCGGTGCTGCTGGTGAATCATGCGCTGCGTCCGCTGCTGTCGCGCTTCCTGCGCCGGAGCCTGAACCAGCTGGTGGTGCTGTCGAATATGGAGCTGTCCGATAACCGCAATATTCGCATGACGGCGACCATAGGAGGGAAATAA
- the flhB gene encoding flagellar biosynthesis protein FlhB, producing the protein MAEENDDKTEAPTPHRLEKAREDGQIPRSRELTSLLILVVGVCIIWWGGEMLARRLAGMLSAGLRFDHSMVNDPNLILIQIINLVKSAMIALLPLIAGVVIVALVSPVMLGGLVFSGKSLQPKFSKLNPLPGIAKMFSAQTGAELLKAILKSLLMGSTAGFFLWHHWPEMMRLISESPMTAMKNALNLVGLCSLLVVLSIIPMVAFDVIFQIYSHIKKLRMSRQDIRDEYKQMEGDPHVKGRIRQMQRAAARRRMMEDVPKADVIVTNPTHYSVALQYDENKMSAPKVVAKGAGLIALRIREIATENRVPILEAPPLARALYRHAEIGQQIPGQLYAAVAEVLAWVWQLKRWRLAGGQRPVKPENLPVPEALDFLNEKDTDG; encoded by the coding sequence GTGGCAGAAGAGAACGACGACAAAACAGAAGCCCCCACACCCCACCGACTTGAAAAAGCCCGTGAGGATGGGCAGATCCCCCGATCCCGAGAGCTGACATCCCTGCTGATCCTGGTGGTGGGCGTCTGCATAATCTGGTGGGGCGGGGAGATGCTCGCCCGCAGACTGGCGGGAATGCTCTCTGCTGGCTTACGTTTTGATCACAGCATGGTCAATGACCCCAATCTGATCCTCATTCAAATCATCAACCTTGTGAAAAGCGCGATGATCGCCTTGCTGCCGCTGATCGCGGGCGTGGTCATCGTGGCCCTTGTTTCGCCGGTCATGCTCGGTGGCCTGGTGTTCAGCGGTAAATCGCTGCAACCGAAATTCTCCAAGCTCAACCCGCTACCCGGTATTGCGAAAATGTTCTCCGCGCAAACCGGGGCTGAGCTTCTTAAAGCGATCCTGAAATCGCTTCTTATGGGCAGTACAGCCGGGTTTTTTCTGTGGCACCACTGGCCGGAGATGATGCGCCTGATCAGCGAGTCCCCGATGACGGCGATGAAAAATGCCCTGAACCTGGTCGGGTTATGCTCGCTGCTGGTGGTACTCAGCATTATTCCGATGGTGGCGTTCGACGTTATCTTCCAGATCTATTCCCATATCAAAAAGCTGCGAATGTCGCGTCAGGACATCCGCGATGAATATAAACAGATGGAAGGCGACCCCCACGTTAAGGGCCGTATCCGGCAGATGCAGCGTGCCGCCGCGCGTCGGCGCATGATGGAAGATGTGCCGAAAGCCGACGTCATCGTCACCAACCCGACCCACTACTCCGTGGCGCTTCAGTACGACGAAAACAAAATGAGCGCGCCGAAAGTGGTGGCGAAAGGGGCCGGGCTGATTGCGCTGCGCATTCGTGAAATCGCGACGGAAAACCGCGTACCGATCCTGGAAGCACCGCCGCTGGCCCGTGCGCTGTATCGCCACGCGGAAATTGGACAACAGATCCCGGGCCAGCTCTACGCCGCTGTCGCAGAGGTGCTGGCCTGGGTGTGGCAACTGAAACGCTGGCGTTTAGCGGGCGGTCAACGACCTGTAAAACCTGAGAACCTTCCGGTGCCTGAAGCACTGGATTTTTTGAACGAGAAGGACACTGATGGCTAA
- the cheZ gene encoding protein phosphatase CheZ, with translation MLQPAMKPVEEHSPSDIIARIGSLTRMLRDSLRELGLDQAIAEAAEAIPDARDRLDYVVQMTAQAAERALNSVEASQPHQDAMEKGAKALSKRWDEWFENPIELADARELVTDTRQYLGDVPGHTSFTNAQLLDIMMAQDFQDLTGQVIKRMMDVIQEIERQLLMVLLENIPEPAARPKRENESLLNGPQLDTSKAGVVASQDQVDDLLDSLGF, from the coding sequence ATGTTGCAACCTGCTATGAAACCCGTTGAAGAACATTCGCCGAGCGACATTATTGCCCGCATTGGTAGCCTGACCCGCATGCTGCGCGACAGCCTGCGTGAGCTGGGGCTGGACCAGGCGATCGCCGAAGCGGCGGAAGCCATCCCTGACGCGCGCGACCGTCTGGACTACGTCGTGCAGATGACCGCGCAGGCGGCCGAGCGTGCGCTGAACAGCGTTGAAGCCTCGCAGCCGCACCAGGATGCCATGGAGAAGGGTGCGAAAGCGCTGAGCAAACGCTGGGATGAGTGGTTTGAGAACCCTATTGAGCTGGCGGATGCCCGCGAACTGGTAACGGATACCCGTCAGTACCTGGGTGACGTGCCGGGCCACACCAGCTTCACTAACGCCCAGTTGCTGGACATCATGATGGCGCAGGATTTCCAGGACCTTACCGGCCAGGTGATCAAGCGCATGATGGATGTGATTCAGGAGATTGAACGTCAGCTGCTGATGGTGCTGCTGGAGAACATTCCGGAACCGGCTGCCCGTCCGAAACGCGAGAACGAAAGCCTGCTCAATGGTCCACAGCTTGACACCAGCAAAGCGGGCGTGGTGGCAAGCCAGGATCAGGTGGACGATCTGCTGGATAGCCTTGGTTTCTGA
- the cheY gene encoding chemotaxis response regulator CheY, with amino-acid sequence MADKELKFLVVDDFSTMRRIVRNLLKELGFNNVEEAEDGVDALNKLQAGGFGFVISDWNMPNMDGLELLKTIRADAGMASLPVLMVTAEAKKENIIAAAQAGASGYVVKPFTAATLEEKLGKIFEKLGM; translated from the coding sequence ATGGCGGATAAAGAGCTTAAGTTTTTGGTTGTGGATGACTTTTCCACCATGCGTCGCATTGTGCGCAACCTGCTGAAAGAGCTGGGCTTCAACAATGTTGAAGAAGCAGAAGACGGGGTGGATGCGCTGAACAAGCTCCAGGCTGGCGGGTTTGGTTTTGTGATTTCCGACTGGAACATGCCGAACATGGACGGTCTCGAACTGCTGAAAACCATCCGCGCGGATGCAGGCATGGCCTCTCTGCCGGTGCTGATGGTGACCGCAGAAGCGAAGAAAGAGAACATTATTGCCGCTGCACAGGCGGGCGCAAGCGGCTACGTGGTGAAGCCATTCACCGCGGCGACTCTGGAAGAGAAGCTCGGGAAGATCTTCGAGAAACTCGGCATGTGA
- a CDS encoding protein-glutamate methylesterase/protein-glutamine glutaminase translates to MSKIRVLSVDDSALMRQIMTEIINSHSDMEMVATAPDPLVARDLIKKYNPDVLTLDVEMPRMDGIDFLEKLMRLRPMPVVMVSSLTGKGSEITLRALELGAVDFVTKPQLGIREGMLAYSEMIAEKIRTASRAKLAAHKPTAAPATLKAGPLLSSEKLLVIGASTGGTEAIRHVLQPLPLSSPGILITQHMPPGFTRSFAERLNKLCQISVKEAEDGERVLPGHAYIAPGDKHMELARSGANYQIKIHDGPPVNRHRPSVDVLFHSVAKHAGRNAVGVILTGMGNDGAAGMLAMHQAGAWTIAQNEASCVVFGMPREAINMGGVSEVVDLSQVSQQMLAKISAGQAIRI, encoded by the coding sequence ATGAGTAAAATCAGGGTATTGTCTGTCGATGATTCGGCGCTGATGCGTCAGATCATGACCGAAATCATCAATAGCCACAGCGATATGGAGATGGTGGCGACAGCGCCCGATCCGCTGGTCGCGCGGGATTTAATCAAAAAATATAACCCCGACGTGCTGACGCTGGATGTTGAAATGCCGCGCATGGATGGCATCGATTTCCTGGAAAAATTAATGCGCCTGCGCCCGATGCCGGTGGTGATGGTGTCATCTCTGACCGGTAAGGGTTCAGAAATCACCCTGCGCGCGCTGGAGCTGGGGGCGGTGGATTTTGTCACCAAGCCGCAGCTCGGCATTCGCGAGGGGATGCTGGCGTACAGCGAGATGATCGCCGAGAAGATCCGCACCGCGTCCCGGGCGAAGCTTGCCGCGCATAAACCGACGGCAGCCCCGGCAACCCTGAAGGCGGGGCCGTTACTCAGCTCGGAAAAGTTGCTGGTGATTGGCGCGTCAACCGGAGGAACAGAGGCAATTCGCCATGTACTCCAGCCATTGCCGCTCTCAAGCCCGGGTATTCTGATTACGCAACATATGCCGCCGGGCTTTACCCGCTCGTTCGCGGAGCGCCTGAATAAGCTGTGCCAGATCAGCGTGAAAGAGGCGGAAGACGGCGAGCGCGTGCTGCCGGGTCACGCCTATATCGCCCCGGGTGACAAGCACATGGAGCTGGCGCGCAGCGGGGCGAACTATCAAATCAAAATTCATGACGGGCCGCCGGTTAACCGGCACCGTCCGTCGGTGGATGTGCTGTTTCATTCGGTGGCGAAACATGCGGGGCGCAACGCCGTTGGGGTGATCCTGACGGGGATGGGTAACGACGGCGCCGCCGGAATGCTTGCGATGCACCAGGCTGGCGCCTGGACGATTGCGCAGAATGAAGCAAGTTGTGTGGTGTTCGGCATGCCGCGCGAGGCCATCAATATGGGTGGCGTAAGCGAAGTGGTCGATCTTAGCCAGGTAAGCCAGCAGATGCTGGCGAAAATCAGTGCCGGACAGGCAATACGTATTTGA
- the cheR gene encoding protein-glutamate O-methyltransferase CheR yields MTSPMPSGQTSLLLQMTQRLALSDAHFRRICQLIYQRAGIVLADHKRDMVYNRLVRRLRTLGLDDFGRYLSMLEANQNSAEWQAFINSLTTNLTAFFREAHHFPVLAEHARRRGGEYRVWSAAASTGEEPYSLAITLADTLGMAPGRWKVYASDIDTEVLEKARNGVYRQDELKTLSPQQLQRYFMRGTGPHEGLVRVRQELANCVEFAPVNLLDKQYNVPGPFDAIFCRNVMIYFDKTTQQDILRRFVPLLKPDGLLFAGHSENFSNLVREFSLRGQTVYALSKEKA; encoded by the coding sequence ATGACATCACCCATGCCCTCAGGGCAAACGTCATTATTGTTGCAGATGACACAGCGCCTCGCGCTGTCCGACGCGCATTTTCGTCGGATATGTCAGTTAATCTACCAGCGTGCGGGGATCGTGCTTGCGGACCATAAGCGAGACATGGTCTACAACCGGCTGGTGCGGCGCTTGCGCACGCTGGGGCTGGACGATTTTGGCCGCTATCTGAGCATGCTCGAAGCGAACCAGAACAGCGCCGAATGGCAGGCATTTATCAACTCATTAACCACCAACCTGACCGCGTTTTTCCGCGAGGCGCATCACTTCCCGGTGCTGGCGGAACACGCCCGCCGCCGTGGCGGAGAGTATCGCGTCTGGAGCGCGGCGGCCTCTACCGGGGAAGAGCCGTACTCGCTGGCCATCACCCTGGCGGACACCCTGGGCATGGCGCCGGGTCGCTGGAAAGTGTACGCCAGCGACATCGACACGGAAGTGCTGGAAAAAGCCCGTAACGGCGTTTATCGCCAGGATGAGCTGAAAACGCTGTCTCCCCAGCAGCTACAGCGTTACTTCATGCGCGGTACCGGCCCGCATGAAGGACTGGTGCGCGTACGCCAGGAGCTGGCGAACTGCGTGGAATTTGCCCCCGTTAATTTACTGGATAAGCAGTACAACGTGCCGGGGCCATTCGACGCCATTTTTTGTCGTAACGTGATGATCTATTTTGATAAAACGACGCAGCAGGACATTTTGCGTCGCTTTGTTCCGTTGCTCAAGCCTGACGGTTTACTGTTTGCCGGGCACTCGGAAAACTTCAGCAACCTCGTGCGTGAGTTTAGCCTGCGTGGGCAAACGGTATATGCGCTGAGTAAGGAAAAAGCATGA
- the tap gene encoding methyl-accepting chemotaxis protein IV: MLNRIRISTTLFLILILCGVLQVGSNGLSFWAFRDGYQYLQEVETSNQQRSALAQTRAVLLQASTALNKAGTLTALSYPPEDIKALMVVARSSLKQADAQFKAFTAQEAVSEKEKALKVAMKKTFDVWYGDLDHQATWLENNQLSDFLTAPVQASQAAFDDSFNAWQQDINQFVARAGADSRTSYRMSGMIFLTMVILAALLTGGSLWWSRKMIVQPLAIVSSHFDSIAKGDLARPVAVYGRNEISAIFASLKEMQSSLRETVSNVRQGSYAMHTGISEIAAGNNDLSSRTEQQAASLAQTAASMEQLTATVSQNADNARQASDLSKQAAMTAKRGGDQASHVASTMQEIAASSQKIGDIISVIDGIAFQTNILALNAAVEAARAGEQGRGFAVVAGEVRNLASRSANAAKEIKGLIEESVSRVQQGSALVDTAAQTMHEIVTSVTRVNDIMGEIASASDEQRRGIEQVAQAVTQMDQVTQQNASLVEEAAAATDQLANQADHLTGLVAVFNVKEHVEAVTEVGRSQAVPVVS; encoded by the coding sequence ATGTTAAATCGTATTCGTATCTCGACCACACTGTTTTTGATTCTGATCCTGTGTGGGGTTTTGCAGGTTGGCAGTAACGGGTTGTCTTTCTGGGCGTTTCGCGATGGCTATCAGTATTTGCAGGAAGTTGAGACGAGTAATCAGCAGCGCTCCGCACTGGCACAAACGCGTGCCGTGCTGTTGCAGGCAAGCACTGCGCTGAACAAAGCAGGGACGTTAACCGCGCTGAGCTATCCGCCGGAGGATATTAAGGCGCTGATGGTTGTGGCCCGCAGCAGCCTGAAGCAGGCCGACGCGCAGTTCAAGGCCTTTACGGCGCAGGAGGCGGTCAGTGAGAAAGAGAAAGCGCTCAAAGTCGCCATGAAAAAGACCTTTGATGTGTGGTACGGCGATCTCGACCATCAGGCGACGTGGCTGGAGAACAACCAGCTTTCTGACTTCCTGACCGCGCCGGTGCAGGCGTCTCAGGCGGCGTTTGACGACAGCTTTAACGCATGGCAGCAGGATATTAACCAGTTTGTGGCGCGTGCCGGTGCGGACAGCCGTACCAGTTACCGCATGTCAGGGATGATATTCCTGACCATGGTAATCCTGGCGGCCCTGCTGACCGGCGGCTCGCTGTGGTGGTCGCGCAAAATGATCGTCCAGCCGCTGGCCATCGTCAGCAGTCACTTCGACAGTATTGCGAAGGGCGACCTGGCGCGTCCGGTGGCCGTGTATGGCAGGAATGAAATATCAGCGATTTTCGCCAGCCTGAAGGAGATGCAGAGTTCGCTGCGGGAAACGGTAAGCAACGTTCGCCAGGGCAGTTACGCCATGCATACCGGGATCTCCGAGATTGCGGCAGGCAATAACGACCTCTCTTCCCGCACTGAACAGCAGGCGGCATCGCTGGCGCAGACGGCGGCCAGCATGGAGCAGCTGACCGCGACGGTAAGCCAGAACGCCGATAACGCGCGTCAGGCGTCCGACTTGTCAAAACAGGCAGCGATGACGGCGAAACGTGGGGGCGATCAGGCTTCTCACGTTGCCAGCACGATGCAGGAGATTGCCGCCAGCTCGCAGAAAATTGGCGACATTATCAGCGTTATCGACGGTATCGCGTTCCAGACCAATATTCTGGCGCTGAACGCGGCGGTGGAAGCGGCGCGTGCCGGCGAGCAGGGGCGCGGGTTCGCGGTGGTTGCCGGTGAAGTCCGAAACCTCGCCAGCCGCAGCGCCAATGCGGCGAAAGAGATCAAAGGGCTGATAGAAGAGTCGGTCTCCCGCGTTCAGCAGGGCTCCGCGCTGGTGGATACCGCCGCGCAGACCATGCACGAGATAGTCACCTCCGTGACGCGGGTTAACGACATTATGGGCGAGATTGCCTCGGCGTCTGATGAACAACGCCGTGGTATTGAGCAGGTGGCGCAGGCCGTTACACAGATGGATCAGGTTACACAGCAGAACGCCTCACTGGTGGAAGAGGCGGCGGCTGCGACCGATCAGCTGGCAAACCAGGCGGATCACCTTACCGGGTTAGTCGCCGTATTTAATGTGAAAGAGCACGTTGAAGCAGTAACAGAAGTCGGACGGTCACAGGCCGTGCCCGTTGTATCCTGA